In one Diabrotica virgifera virgifera chromosome 5, PGI_DIABVI_V3a genomic region, the following are encoded:
- the LOC126884720 gene encoding uncharacterized protein LOC126884720 isoform X1 has product MATPFSNLSYDEPIDNVFENEDEADWERFYTWMSKVSIFITITEIIKFFLILGALGINIYFIVIVCRNKNLKTIKANRYLMHCSIFNLLMWVTEPIYAILMTVFRLYRYFGWGMYCIDRQFETIGVIGMFLCMFGIGLEWLLAVNKINMKPFIQKFYDHSILIVYLLCIMKAIIDSIICHHSFDIRTNYIEHVLLFGLLAFAIYCNIKKKNLKAKNSYLLSVINLFVFLWIPLYFYDILYIVTGYKYTMRFILRVTDFIPDYLAYGSPIVIFIWLGRINKYFKVAYRKSCSCCTCCRAISDYSGDDETFEDSEEIEHVKNVENLSNNATLL; this is encoded by the coding sequence ATGGCTACACCTTTCTCAAACCTCAGCTATGACGAGCCAATAGATAACGTATTTGAAAATGAAGATGAAGCTGATTGGGAAAGATTTTACACGTGGATGTCAAAAGTTtctatttttataacaattacaGAGATCAttaaattctttttaattttaggcGCACTtggaataaatatttattttatagtaATAGTATGcagaaacaaaaatttaaaaacaatcaAAGCAAACAGATACTTAATGCATTGTTCTATATTTAATCTCTTGATGTGGGTTACGGAGCCaatatatgcaattttaatgACAGTTTTTAGATTATACCGGTATTTCGGTTGGGGAATGTACTGTATTGATAGGCAGTTTGAGACTATTGGCGTAATTGGTATGTTTTTGTGCATGTTCGGTATTGGCTTAGAATGGCTTTTAGCGGTAAATAAGATTAACATGAAACCTTTTATACAAAAGTTTTATGACCATTCTATCCTTATTGTTTATTTGCTCTGCATTATGAAAGCTATTATTGATTCTATTATTTGCCACCATTCATTTGATATTCGAACTAACTATATAGAACACGTTTTACTTTTTGGTTTACTTGCATTTGCCATTTACTgcaatattaaaaagaaaaatttgaaaGCCAAGAATTCTTACTTGCTATCTGTAATAAACTTGTTTGTATTCTTATGGATTCCTCTGTATTTTTACGACATTTTATATATTGTAACGGGATATAAATACACCATGAGATTCATCTTAAGGGTCACCGATTTCATACCAGATTATTTAGCATACGGGAGCcctattgtaatttttatttggttgggcagaataaacaaatatttcaaagttGCTTATCGAAAATCTTGCAGTTGTTGCACTTGCTGTAGGGCAATCAGCGATTACAGCGGCGACGATGAAACTTTTGAGGATTCCGAAGAAATTGAACATGTGAAAAATGTTGAAAATTTGTCCAATAATGCAAcacttttgtaa
- the LOC126884721 gene encoding uncharacterized protein LOC126884721 encodes MEDTNNEEYVDPWWGEYLERRRIYDLIEDTLSFKIITDDYVKLLLCSAISLADIYLVTRIWRNRHLRCTKANEYILHYIICNLLLTAFLVIKISIEVLLILSQKERIKSRENFFRSYNSCIEKQLETTALLCFFLCAFGLTLDWLITVPFKLIRPLFQKIINNLILMIYGIALMKIYFDVICPSKNVKWMKVATQVLCISIAIFVLLCNFKRKSIYKERNYSLTIASVMVCCCVPFSIYVLVIELIMIDKDMFSFVLYITYFIPQYLAYTSSIISVAWLAIIKKKFRDALKIRCHDHIGNYYTDCEYCSAWNIDQSVDKVKESIAEEEQEVDIAPSKQPT; translated from the coding sequence ATGGAAGACACCAACAATGAAGAATATGTAGACCCGTGGTGGGGAGAATATTTAGAGAGAAGGCGCATTTATGATTTAATTGAAGATACATTGTCTTTCAAAATCATCACTGATGATTATGTCAAATTACTGCTGTGCTCAGCAATATCACTAGCTGACATTTACTTAGTAACAAGAATTTGGAGGAACCGTCACTTAAGATGCACAAAGGCCAATGAATATATCCTGCATTATATTATCTGTAATCTTTTATTAACTGCATTTTTAGTTATAAAAATTTCTATAGAAGTGCTTTTAATATTATCCCAGAAGGAGAGAATTAAAAGTAGAGAGAATTTCTTTCGTTCTTATAATAGCTGTATCGAAAAACAACTTGAAACTACTGCCTTACTATGTTTTTTCCTCTGCGCTTTTGGACTTACACTGGATTGGCTAATAACAGTGCCCTTCAAGTTGATAAGACCTCTCTTTCAAAAAATCATCAACAACCTCATATTAATGATCTATGGTATAGCTTTAATGAAGATTTATTTTGATGTTATTTGTccatcaaaaaatgttaaatgGATGAAAGTAGCTACGCAAGTTCTCTGCATATCGATAGCAATTTTTGTACTACTCTGTaattttaaacgaaaatcaatctACAAAGAAAGGAACTATTCCTTAACTATAGCCAGTGTTATGGTATGCTGTTGCGTTCCTTTTTCAATATATGTTCTTGTTATCGAATTAATAATGATTGACAAAGATATGTTTAGTTTTGTTCTGTACATAACTTATTTTATTCCGCAGTATTTGGCATATACCAGCTCTATTATCAGCGTCGCATGGTTAGCTATAATCAAAAAGAAGTTTAGAGATGCATTGAAAATTAGATGCCATGATCATATTGGAAATTATTACACTGACTGCGAATATTGTAGTGCTTGGAATATTGACCAAAGTGTGGACAAAGTTAAAGAAAGTATAGCAGAAGAAGAGCAGGAAGTAGATATAGCTCCAAGCAAACAGCCGACATAA
- the LOC126884720 gene encoding uncharacterized protein LOC126884720 isoform X2, whose product MATPLSNLSYDEPIDNIFEDEDEADYQRFYMWMTKAAIFMTITDIIQFFLILGVLGINIYFIVIICRNKNLKTIKANRYLMHCSIFNLFMWITKPLYIIIMEVFRLYRYLGWGVYCVETQFETIGLTGMFLCMFGIGIEWLLAVNKTKMKPFVQKLYDHSIHIIYMLGIMKAIIDSIVCQYSFDIRYNYIEHVLLFALLAFVIYCNIKKNTLKAKNSYLLSVINLFVFSWIPLYCYDILFDVTRYQYTMAFILRVTNFIPNYLAYGSPIVIFIWLGRKNKYFKVAYRKSCSCCTCCRAISDYSGDDETFEDSEEIEDVENVENMSNNATHL is encoded by the coding sequence ATGGCTACACCTTTATCAAACCTCAGCTATGACGAGCCAATAGATAACATATTTGAAGATGAAGATGAAGCTGATTACCAAAGATTTTACATGTGGATGACAAAAGCTGCTATTTTTATGACAATTACAGATATCATtcaatttttcttaattttaggCGTACTcggaataaatatttattttatagtaATAATTTGCAGGAATAAGAATTTAAAAACAATCAAAGCAAATCGGTACTTAATGCATTGTTCTATATTTAATCTCTTTATGTGGATTACGAAACCATTATATATAATTATAATGGAGGTTTTTAGGTTATACCGATACTTAGGTTGGGGAGTGTACTGTGTTGAAACACAATTTGAGACTATTGGTCTTACGGGTATGTTTTTGTGCATGTTCGGTATTGGCATTGAATGGCTTTTAGCGGTAAATAAGACCAAGATGAAACCTTTTGTACAAAAGCTTTATGACCATTCTATCCATATTATTTATATGCTGGGCATTATGAAAGCTATTATTGACTCTATTGTTTGTCAGTATTCATTTGATATTCGATATAATTATATAGAACACGTTTTACTTTTTGCTTTGCTTGCCTTTGTCATTTACTGCAATATTAAAAAGAACACATTGAAAGCCAAAAATTCTTACTTGTTATCTGTAATAAACTTGTTTGTATTCTCTTGGATTCCCCTGTATTGTTACGACATTTTATTTGATGTAACGAGATATCAATATACCATGGCATTTATTTTAAGGGTCACCAATTTTATACCAAATTATTTAGCGTACGGAAGCcctattgtaatttttatttggttgggtcgaaaaaacaaatatttcaaagtgGCCTATCGAAAATCGTGCAGTTGTTGCACTTGCTGTAGGGCAATAAGCGATTACAGCGGTGACGATGAAACTTTTGAGGATTCTGAGGAAATTGAAGATGTGGAAAATGTTGAAAATATGTCCAATAATGCAACACATTTGTAA